The genomic segment TGAAAAACTCGCGCCCATTCACCAGCAAGTTTTGCTGCACGGCTCAGGACTCGAAGAAATCAAGTTCAGCTACGTGATGGAGTCCGGTGCCTCGCAGGGCAAAAAGGTCAGCAAAAAGCACCCGTTTGAAGGGATCATCCCCAACATGACGCGCCGTTACCGCGAGACCGACTCGGCCGTGGTGCGCGAAGACCTGGCACGCTACCGCAACATGCAGGCCTGCACCGATTGCCAAGGCACGCGTCTGCGGCGCGAAGCCCGCCATGTGCGCATTGGCGAGGGTGCGCAAGCCCGCGCCATTTACGAGATCAGCCACATCACCCTGGGCGAGTCGCAGCAGTATTTTCAAAGCTTGAAGATGCACGGCGCCAAGGCCGAAATCGCCGACAAAGTGGTGCGCGAAATCGCGCTGCGCCTGAAGTTTTTGAACGATGTGGGTTTGAATTATTTGAGCCTGGACCGCAGCGCCGACACCCTCTCGGGCGGCGAGTCGCAACGCATCCGCCTGGCCAGCCAGATCGGCTCGGGCCTGACGGGTGTGATGTACGTGCTGGACGAGCCCAGCATCGGCTTGCACCAGCGCGACAACGACCGCCTGATCGGCACGCTGCAACACCTGCGCGACATCGGCAACAGCGTGCTGGTGGTCGAGCACGACGAAGACATGATCCGCGTGGCCGACCACGTCATCGACATGGGGCCGGGTGCGGGCGTGCACGGGGGGCGCGTGATGGCGCAAGGCACTTGCGCCGACATCCTGGCCGCCCCCGACTCGGTCACCGGCCAGTACATGTCGGGCCGCAAAAAAATCGACATCCCCAAACGCCACAAAGCGGGCAAGGATTTCATCGAGATCGTGGGCGCGTCGGGCAACAACCTGAAAAGCGTGAATGTGAAATTCCCAGTGGGCCTCCTGACCTGCGTGACCGGCGTGTCCGGCTCGGGCAAATCCACCTTGGTGAACGACACGCTCTACACCGCAGCAGCCCACCAGATTCACCGTGCGCACGATGAAGCTGCTGCCCACGAAGAGATCAAAGGGCTGGAGCACTTCGACAAAGTCATCAACGTCGACCAGTCGCCCATTGGCCGCACGCCGCGCAGCAACCCCGCCACTTACACCGGCCTGTTCACCCACATCCGCGAGCTGATGGCCGAGGTGCCTGCCGCACGCGAGCGTGGCTACGGCCCGGGGCGCTTTTCCTTCAACGTGACCGGCGGCCGCTGCGAAGCCTGCCAGGGCGACGGCATGGTGAAGGTGGAGATGCACTTTTTGCCCGACGTCTACGTGCCTTGCGACGTGTGCCACGGCATGCGCTACAACCGCGAAACGCTCGAGGTGCAATACAAGGGCCAGAACATCGCGCAAATCCTGAACATGACGGTGGAAGCCGCGCACCAGTTCTTCAGCGCCGTGCCCAACATTGCGCGCAAGCTGCAAACCCTGCTCGATGTGGGCCTGACCTACATCCGCTTGGGGCAAAGCGCCACCACCTTGTCGGGGGGCGAGGCGCAACGCGTCAAGCTCGCGCTCGAATTGTCCAAACGCGACACGGGCCGCACGCTCTACATCCTGGACGAACCCACCACCGGGCTGCACTTTGCCGACATCGACCTGCTGCTCAAAGTCTTGCACCAGCTGCGCGACGCGGGCAACACCATCGTCATCATCGAGCACAACCTCGACGTCATCAAAACCGCCGACTGGCTCATCGACATGGGCCCCGAAGGCGGCGCGGGCGGCGGCACGGTGCTGGGCGAAGGCACCCCCGAGCAACTGGCCCAAAACAAGGCCAGTTTCACGGGCCGCTATTTGGCGCGTTTGCTGTGAGTCAGAGGCACGCGCCTCATCTTTCATCCACACACTTTTGAAATTCTGAAACCCTTATGAAAACCGTGATCCGTGCTTTTTTCAGAACCCTGCGCGTTGTACTGGGCCCCGTCATGCTGCTCAAAGAGCGCTTGACCCAACCGACCGGCGTGCAACGAGGCTCCGCCGAACAAGCCGCTGTCGATCAGCAATGCCAAAGCCTGGCGCTGTACCAATTCAGCACCTGCCCGTTTTGCATCAAGGTTCGGCAAGAAATGCGCCGCCTGTCCTTGCCCATCGAAAAACGCGATGCACAGCACAACCCTGCCCACCGCGATGCGTTGATGCAAGGCAGTGGCGCCACCCAAGTGCCGTGCCTGCAGATCACCGAGGCCAACGGCCAAACCCGCTGGCTCAAAGACTCGGGAGCGATCATGGCTTATTTGCGCGAACGATTTGCGGCAACTGGCATTTGAGGGCTTTATCCCTCACACGGCATGGAAACCGAACTCAAACTCAGCCTGTGCACAACAGCGCTGCCGCGCCTGCTGACGCATCCTCTGCTGGCCGGCGCGAACAGCAAGCAACGTCTGCTGAACACCTATTTCGACACGCCCGAGTTGGCCCTGCAAGAGCGCCGCATGGCCGTGCGCGAGCGGCTGGCCGGCGATCAGTGGCTGCTCACGGTCAAGACGGCGGGGCGAAGCGACAAGGGCCTGTCGCGCAGGCAAGAGTGGGAGGGCCCAAGCACCGCTGGCGCTTTGCAGTTCGACACGCTGGTGGATGACGCCGCCCTGGCCACCGAACTGATGGCGATGCGGCCGCGTTTGAAGGCGCTTTTTTGCACCGATTTTGAACGCCAGCGCTGGGTGCTCATGCACGCAGACGCACAAATCGAAGTGGCGTTAGACCAAGGCCGCATCCATGTGCCCGGCACCGACTTGAGCGAGCCGCTGCTGGAGCTGGAACTTGAATTGCTGAGTGGCCCCGAAGCCGCCTTGCTCGCACTGGCCGAGGTGCTGCGTCAAACCCCGCAAGGTGAGTTGACGCTCACGCCCAGCGACACCAGCAAGGCGCAGCGGGGTATGGCGCTTTGGCAGCGCTCTCATTGACCCGACAAGCAGACCTCGGCGGGGTTTTGCAGACTCACGCCGCCTGAACCACCGTGAGCAAGGTCTGGCCGTTCGCGACCAGCTTCTCACCCTCTGCGTCCACCGCAAACAAATCACAGCTGGTAAAAACCTGCGCCTTCCCCGGCTTGACCACCCGTGCACGGGCAATGAATTTTTGCCCTACCGCTGGCCGCAAGCAGTTGACCGAAAAGTTCGCGGCCAGCAAATTCGGCCCGGCCACGGTGCCGGCGGCGAAACCACATGCGGTATCGATCAAGGCGCCAATCAGGCCCGCATGCAAGAAGCCCGAATACTGGCCGACTTCTGGCCGCCAAGGCATTTGGATTTCCACAAACCCGGGTTCAGCCACCGTCACTTCGATGCCGCACCAGCGGTTGAATTCGGCCATGGCATTGATCTTTTTCAACGTGTCGAGGGGGCTCATTTCGCTTTCCTTTGCTTGTTTTCAAACCAGCCGATGTGGTCGATCAGCTTCCTGCGCAGTGCTTGGTGTTCGGCGATGACTTGGTCGATGTCGGCCACACGCTGGCGGATCGCCTCGATCATGTCCTGGGGCCTCAATTGGCCCGATTGGAATTTGGGCACGTACTCGGCGATGAAGGGCAGCGAGAAGCCCATCTCCCGCGACATGGCGATGAAGACCACAAGCCTCAAGGTTTTCTCGTCGTAATCGCGGTAACCGTTGGGCAATCGCTGGCTCGCGATCAAGCCTGCCGCTTCGTATCGCCGCAAGCGGTGCACCGACACCTGGGTCTTGGCTGAAAGTTCTGAAATGCGCATGAATCCAGTCTAGCAACGCTCGCGCAATGCGAAGGTTCATCTCTTTGACGCATGGGCGACAAGCCAGGCGAGCGTCTGCGCCGCAGGTGATACCCCGCTGCGCCTTGCTGGTGTACAAAACATCCTTCTTCAGGAGCACCCGATGACCTCTCACCCCGCTTTGCCCCACGCCCATCCTGCTGACGTGGGCCTGTGCCCCGAGCGCACGCAACGCCTGATGGACGTGATGCGCCGCGAAGTGGACAGCGGCCGGCTGCCCGGCGCGGTGGCCATGGTGGCCCGGCGCGGGCAAATCGCCCTGCTCGAGGCCGTGGGCCAGCAAGACCCGGCCACGGGAAAAGCCATGCAGACCGACAGCATCTTCCGCATCTATTCCATGACCAAGCCGGTCGTGTCGGTGGCGGTGATGATGCTGATCGAGCGCGGACAGTTGCTGCTCTCCGATCCGGTCGGCCGCTGGTTGCCGGAATATGCCCACCAGCAAGTGGCCACCGCCCATGGTCTGGAGCCGGTGCGCAACCCGGCCACCGTGCAAGACTTGCTGCGCCACACGGCCGGCTTGACCTATGAATTTCTGGGCGACTCTGCGGTGCAGCGCCAGTACGCCCAAGCCAACATCGCTTCACGCGAACGGACCAACGCCGAGTTCTCGCAAACGCTGGCGGCCATGCCCTTGCAGTTTCAGCCCGGCAGTGTGTGGGCCTACAGCCGCGCCACCGATGTGCTGGGGCGCTTGGTCGAGGTGGTCATTGGTCAGAGCCTGGGCGCGTTTTTGCAAACCGAGATTTTTGGCCCATTGGGCATGGTGGACACCGGATTTTCCGTGCCCCCCGCGCAGCAGCACCGCATCGCCGAGCCCTTTGCGCACGACCCCGATGGCGGCGTGCCGATGAAGGTGCTCGAACCCCGACAAGTGCCTGCCATGGAAGGCGGTGGCAGCGGCCTCATGTCCACCACCCTGGACTACACCCGCTTTTTGCAGTGCCTGCGCAACCGCGGCGAGCTGAACGGCGTGCGCCTGCTGGGACCCCATACCGTGGACTACATGACCGCCGACCACCTGGGCAGTATCCCAGCCGATGGCACCCTGCTGCCCCCGGGCCACGGCTTTGGTCTCGGGTTTGCGGTGCGCACCCATCTGGGACAGGCGCCCGTGCCCGGTTCGGTGGGGCTGTATTACTGGGGCGGGATCGCGGGGACCACGTTTTTTGTGGACCCGGCGCTCGACATGGTGGCCATGCTGATGGTCCAGGCACCCAACCAAAAAGACTACTACCGTCCCTTGTTCCGCGACCTGGTGTACGCGGCGCTGCTGTAAATAACTCAAAACACTGGAGACTTCTCACATGTCCACTTCCGGCCTCATGATGAACCGCCCCCTGCTCATTTCGGGCATCCTCGAACACGGCGCGGCCCAATTCGGTGACCAGGAAATCGTCTCGCGCGAAACGCATGGCCCACTGCACCGCACCACCTATGCGCAGGCCGCCCAACGCGCCCGCCAACTGGCCAACGCCTTGGCCCAGATGGGCCTCAAGCACGGCAGCGCGGTCGGCTCAATCGCCTGGAACAACCACCGCCACCTGGAAGCGTATTACGCCGTCTCGGGCAGCGGCATGGTCATGCACACCTGCAACCCGCGCCTGCACCCGCAGCAGCTGATCTATGTGATCAACCACGCTGAAGACGAGGTGATCTTGTTTGACGCCACCTTTGCCCCCTTGGTCAAAGGCATCGCCGCACATTGCCCCAAAGTCCGCGCCTGGGTTTGCCTGGCTGATGCGGCCAACACCCCCACCATCGAGGGCGTGGCCAACGTGATGAACTACGAGGGCCTGATCACCGGCCACAGCGACACCTTCCACTGGCCTGAATTGGACGACCAAACAGGCGCAGCGCTTTGCTACACCTCGGGCACCACCGGCAACCCCAAGGGTGTGCTGTACACCCACCGCGCCATCGTGCTGGACGCCACCACCGCCTGCTTGCCCGATGTGCTGGGTTTTTCCACGCAAGAAACTGTTTTGCCGGTGGTGCCCATGTTCCACATCAACGCCTGGTGCATCCCCTACGCTGCGCTGGTGGCGGGCACCAAGCTGGTCTTGCCCGGCCCCAAACTCGACGGCCCGAGCCTGTTTGAGCTGATGGAGGCCGAGCAGGTCACCATCAGCGCGGGCGTGCCCACCATCTGGATGGGCCTGATCCAGCACGTCGAACACAACAACTTGCGCTTTGCCCACATGAAACGCACCTGCGTGGGTGGCTCGGCCATGCCCATGGCGCTGATCGCCAAGTTCATGGACACCTATGGCGTGGAAGTGCGCCACGGCTGGGGCATGACCGAGACCACCGCTGTGGCCACCATGAGCAACTTGAGCCGCGCCGACCGCCTCAAGCCCGCCGCCGAGCAGCACGCCATCGTGGCCAAGCAAGGCAAAACCGTCTCGGGCATTGAGATCAAAGTGGTCGATGAAAACGGCGCCACCTTGCCGCGCGACGGCACCTCACAAGGCGAGCTGATGGTGCGCGGCCAGTGGATCGTGGAGCGCTACTTCAAGGCCGAGAAAACTGCACTGGTGGACGGCTGGTTCCCCACGGGCGACATCGCCACCATCGACGCGCACGGCACCATGCAAATCCGCGACCGTACCAAGGACGTGATCAAGACCGGTGGCGAATGGATCAGCTCCATCGACCTGGAAAACGCCGCCATCGGTCACCCCGCCGTGGCCATGGCCGCCGTGATTGGCGTCAAGCACCCCAAGTGGGACGAGCGCCCGCTGCTGTTCATCGTGCGCAAGCCGGGCCAAGCCCTAGAAAAGCAAGAGATCCTCGACTTCCTGGCCACCCAGGTGGCCAAGTGGTGGGTGCCCGACGATGTGGTGTTCCTCGAATCCCTGCCCGTGGGCGGCACTGGCAAGGTGCAAAAGAACGAACTGCGCAAGGACTACGGCGGCGTGTTCAGCTGAAGTTGCCGTTTGGATGGCCACCTCGCAAGCTCCTCGCAATGACAGGCGGTCTGTCATGGCGAGCCAAGCGTGGCCATCCAGTGAACGGTCAAACCTTGGCGCTGGGCCGCTCGTTCATGCGGTCGCGCCAGGCTTGCAAAGCGTGCATGCCCTCGTCGCCGGGCACAAACTTCATCAGGCCCCGCGCAAACTCCAGCGCGCAAAACGCGGTGATGTCGGCGATGGTGAAGCGCTCGCCCGCGATCCAAGGCTGCGCTTGCAGGCGCTGGTCAAAACCCCGCGCCACATCGCGCACCTTCTCGGCCTGTGAGCGGCCGAACTCGGGAAACTGCGGTTTTTCCAAGGCAGCCAGCCCCGGGTGGCCGTGACGGATCGCGTTGGCAATGCCGCCCAACAAATACAACTCCACCTGCCGGTCGGCCATCTCGATGAAGCCGCGCTCGTCGCCATCCACACCCATCAGGTTGGGCGCGGGGTAGCGGCCCTCCAGCAAAGTGCAAATCGCCCGCGTCTCGGTGATCACGCGGCCATCGTCCAGTTCCAGCGCAGGCACTTTGGCCAGCGGGCTCTTGGCCAAATACGCCGGCTGACGGTGCTCGCCGCCTTTGAGGTCCATGTTCACCATCTCGATGCCGGTGATGTTTTTCTCGACCAAAAACATCAGCACCCGGCGGGGGCTGGGCGCGCGGTGGGCGGTGTAAAGCTTCATGGTTTTTCTCCTTTTTTTGGCAGGGGCATGTTCCCAGTCTTGGGCCTGTGCCGTGCAGACTAGCACCGGCCTGATCGGGGGCGTGCCACGCAGATGACAGCTGCTGCGAGGCGCAAGAACAGACACACGGGCGACACCCAGTCACAGGCCGGACAGGACAAGGCCTGTTCAGCCTTTCCAATCCACACCAGAGCCCCTGTTCAACGATTTGAGAAAACGCGACCATGAACTTCGACATCCCACCGGACATTGCAGCCCTGCGCGAGCGCACGCGGCAGTTCATTGCCGAACAGGTGATCCCGCTGGAGGGCGACCCGCGCCACGGCCCGCATGGCCCGTCCAAATCACTGCGCGAAGAACTGGTGGCCCGTGCACGCGCTGCGGGCTTGCTCACGCCGCATGCCTCCGTCGAGATGGGTGGGCTGGGTTTGAGCCACATTGCCAAAGCGGTGGTGTTTGAAGAAGCCGGCTACTCCAACCTGGGGCCGACCGCGCTCAACATCCATGCGCCCGACGAGGGCAACATCCACCTGATGGAAGAAGTGGCCACCCCCGCACAGAAAGAGCGCTGGCTGCGCCCGCAGGTGGCCGGGCTCACCCGCTCCTGCTTTGCCATGACCGAGCCCGCACCCGGCGCAGGGGCCGACCCCTCGATGCTCACCACCACCGCCGTGCGGGATGGCGACGACTACCTGATCAGTGGCGGCAAGTGGTTCATCACCGGGGCCGAAGGGGCCGATTACGCCATCGTCATGGCGCGCATGGAAGACGGCACGGCCACCATGTTTTTGACCGACATGGACAAAGCGGGCATCACGCTCGAGCGCAGCATGGACGCCATGGACAACTGCTTCACGGGCGGTCATGGCGTGCTGTGCTTTGACAACTTGCGCGTGCCCGCCACCGACGTGCTGGGCGAAGTGGGGCAAGGCTTTCGCTACGCGCAAATCCGGTTAGCTCCGGCTCGCCTGACGCACTGCATGCGTTGGCTGGGCCAAGCCCGCCGCGCGCACGACATCGCACTCGACTACGCCAGCCGACGCCAGGCTTTTGGCAAACCCCTGGCCGAGCACGAAGGCGTGGGCTTCATGCTGGCCGACAACGACATCGACCTGCACACCGCACGCCTGCACATCTGGCACACCGCCTGGCTGCTCGACCAAGGGCAAAAAGGCGGTTTCGAATCAAGCCGGGCCAAAGTGGCCTGCTCAGAGGCCGAATGGCGCGTGGTGGACCGCTGCGTGCAAATTCTGGGCGGTCAAGGGGTGACCGCCGAGACGCCCGTGATGCGCATCTTCATGGACATGCGCGCCTTCCGAATTTATGACGGCCCCAGTGAAGTCCACCGCTGGAGCATGGCGCGCAAGCTGGTTTACAAGGCGCAGCAGGCGACATAGAGTCTTGCTGGCCGATCTCACGGTTGACCCCCATCTGTGCCAAGCCGTCCAGGCCCCCTGTTGGCGCTTGGCTGAACCCGTTGAAGGCTAGCGCGCTGGCTTCAATACCCAGCCGGTCAAGCCAAAGGCAAAAAATGGCGTTGCCCAAACAAGCGCGCTCAGATCAAAGGCACCAACGCGCCATCCATCGACAAATTGGCTCCGTTGATGTAACTCGCTTGGCTGGACGCCAAAAAGACGACCGCAGACGCAACCTCCTCTGGCCGAGCAATACGCCCCATCGGCAGCTTTTCGGTCAGTTGCAAAAGAGCAGTTTCGGTAGAAATAAGCCGGCTCTTGGCGTCTGCAGCGATGGAATTCTCCAAACGCTGCGTCAAGGTGCTACCGGGATTGACGGCATTGACCCGAACGCCTTGCCCGGCATACGCGTTCGCCAGGCCAGCGGTCGCCAACATCAAGGCGGCATTGGCGGCACCGCCCGGCAGGTGCAAAGGGCTGGCCACCTTGCCGCCGTTGCCAACGACATTCACGATGGCACCCTGACCACGCACAGCCATCTTTTTGATGACGGGGTCCATCATGTTGATGTAACTGAAGAACTTCGATTGCATGGCGTTTTGCCAGTCCTGCGGTTTGAGGTCTGCGGCTGCCGTCTTTTTGGCAGCGCCGGCCGAATTGACCAGCACATCGATCGGACCACCCAAGCCTTCTGCCTCGGCAAGGGCCGCCAGGGCAGCCTCAGCCTGTGTCAGATCTGCTGCCACCACATGAATTTTGCAGCCTGCGGGTGCTGTCAGCCCCAGCTCTTGTTGCGCCGCTGTCAACGTTTCCGAATTGCGCGCCACCAAGGTCACATGCGCGCCCTCTTGCAAAAATGCGCTGGCGCATGCCAACCCGATGCCCTTGCTGCCGCCCGTGATGAGGATGTGCTTGTTTTGAAGATGGAGGTTCATTGATGGGCTTGGTTCAAGTGATTAAAAAGGGAGGTCATCGGGATTGCGGCACGGTCATGGCGATCAGCTCCGCAACATTGGCCATTTGAGGGAATCGGCCCAGCGCCTCCAACAGTTCGTCGGCATGGCAATGCGGCGCCCCCCAAGCGGCGAGCTCGCGAAACTTGCGTGCCAGTGCCTCAGAGGTCATGGGTGCTTGCGCCCCAAGGATCTCGCGGGTGATCAAACGCCCGCTTTGCAGGTGAATCACCACCCGAGCTTCTTCAGTGCTCAGGCGTTCGTCTGCCACGATCTTGACCTTTTGACGGCAGTTGCGAACGAGCACATCATTCACAGCAGCATCGGTAAATGCTCGCACACCGGCTTGGCCCCGCGTGATGGCCATGGCCACCGCATGCTGAAGGCTGAGCTTGGATTCAAGTCCATCAGCCGGATGAAGGCGGTCTGCACGTATTTGCGACAAGGGATGAACCGTGACCGTGATGTGTTCAATTTCATCCCCGGCATGGATCGGGTCATCGGCCATGCCCAAGCAGGCGTCCAATGTGGGGTGCAGCAAAAAGCCGCACGGGTAGGGCTTGAACGTATTTTGTGTCGCTACCCAATGTTGTCCCAAGCCTTCGCAAAGACCCGCATCCAGAGGTCGTGACCCCATGACTTCGGAGAACCCGAACCGTGCCTCCAACACCCGGTCGTTGGCCGTGATGCCATGCCTTGCAAGCTGTGCCGCCACCAAGCCGTTGCGCGCCGCATGGGCAATGTTCAAGCTCTTGGCCATGGTGCCCAGACTGGCCACCAAGCCACCCGACTGTGTGGCGGCATGGCCCATTGCCCAAGCCATTTCCTGGGGACTCAGGCGCATCAGGCGTCCTACAGCAACCGCAGCACCCAAGACGCCGCAAGTGGCCGTGATGTGCCAACCCCGCTCGTAGTGACCGGGCGAAACGGCCAGACCGATTCGGCACTCCACCTCCATACCCAACAAAAACGCATGCAAGAAATCCTCGCCGCTCACGACCGTCTGACTGGCCCAGGCCACCAGGGCCGACGCCACTGTGCCCGCAGGATGAATTCCCGTCGGCCAATGCGTGTCGTCGTAGTCAAGGATGTTCGAAGCAAAAGCGTGAAGCAATGCAATGGTTGCAGGGTCAAACTTTTCAGCGCGGCCGATCAGTGGTGCATCACCGCGGCCGAAAGGCGCTAGCGCCAAGAGCAGTCTGTCCAAGGCGGGGTCACCTGCGCCACCGAGGGCACAGGCAAACCAATTCATCCATGATGAAGCAGCCGACGATCGAGTCGCCGCATCGACATCAGTCCACTTCGACTCAACCGCCCATTGAGCAAGCGCATGCGTTGGAGATGCGCCATCCAGCAGCTTCATGAAAGAGGCCGCAACACCAGAGACAGCATGCTGAGATCCATGCTCAGTTGGCCACGATGCCTGCTTTTTTCACCACCGGGCCCCAGCGGTCAAGTTCTTGCCGCACGTAGCTGGCCGCTTGCTCTGGCGTTCCGCCTAGGGCCTCTGTTCCTTGGGACGCAAAGCGCTCGAGAACGTCGCTCGACTTGAGCGCCTGGTTCACTTCGCGGTTCAAGCGGGCAATGATGTCAGGCGGTGTGCCAGCTGGCGCCATCAAGCCGTACCAAAGTGCGACATTGACCGAAGGAAAGCCCAACTCAGCAAAGGTGGGCGTGTTGGGCAACAGGGGGTTTCGTCGAGGACTGGCAGCGGCCACAGCCCGGATCTTTCCGCTCGTGATGTGTGGCAGCAGTGACGGTGCGCCATCAAACATGACTTGGACTTGTCCGCCCACCAGGTCTGCCACAGCGGGGCCGCTACCGCGGTAAGGCGCATGGATCATGTCGATCGATGTTGCCGCGGTGAACAACTCGCCCGCCATGTGCGGTGCACCACCGTTGCCCGACGAGGCGAAGGCCAACTTACCAGGCCTTTGCTTGGCCAGCGCCACAAACTCAGGCAGCGTTTGTGCTTTCAATTCAGCGTTGATGGTCATGATCAACGGCAAGCTTGCCAGCATGGTGATGGGCGCGAACGATGTGATGGGGTCGTAGGGCAACTTGGCCATCAAGTGGGGACCAATGCCATGCGTTGTGATCGAGTTTTGCAGCAAGGTGTAGCCGTCGGGCGCTGACTTGGCGACGAAATCGCTGGCCAATGAGCCGCTGGCGCCCGCCTTGTTTTCCACAACAACGGGTTGCCCCATCGAGGTGGACAACTTGGCTGCCAGCAATCTGGCGATGAAGTCTGCAGCGCCTCCTGGCGGCACTGTGACGATGAGTTTGATCGGACGGTTGGGGTATGCGCCAACGCTTTGCGCTTGGGCCCATGTGCCCGCCAAAGCGCACACCACTGCGCAGACATATTTGGTCAGTTTGGATGCCATCGAAAACCTTTGAATGGAAGATCTGAACGGAAAAAACGCGTGGAAAGCTGACTCAACAACAGTCTCCGGCACTGGCGAGGTGCTGTTTTGTTGGAGAACTGCTTGGTTCATCCTAAACGAGATCGGCAAAAAAGGCCGAACGGTTGTGACAGGCTTTCAAAGACCGCAAACGCCAATCAACCCGCTTGGGGCCTCACCCTTTGACTGAACGCGCGTCACAGCTTGGCTGCTTCGAGGGTGTCCCTTGTCTGCATGGCCACACGGCGTGCAGCCGCTGCAAAGTCTTCGCCGCTCGAGGCGTAAAGCACCGCACGCGACGAATTGACGATGATCGGGCCGGCGCTGGAGCCGTCGGCATGGGCGCGCCAGCCGGCCTTGACGGTGGTGACCGCGTCGCCGCCTTGTGCGCCCACGCCGGGGATCAAGAGGGGCAAGGTGGGAGCGAGTTCGCGCACGCGCTCGATCTCTGCCGGGTAGGTCGCACCCACCACCAGGCCGAGTTGGCCGTTCAGGTTCCAGGGGCCTTGGGCCAGTTTGGCAACGTGTTCGTACAACAAAGGCTGACCCTCGACCGAGGCCAAACGCTGGTTTTGCAGGTCATCACCGCCGGGGTTGGAGGTGCGGCACAGCAAGAAGGCGCCTTTGCCTTCGTACTTCAAATAAGGGGCCACCGAGTCCCAGCCCATGAAAGGCGAGAGGGTCACGGCGTCGGCGCCGTAGCGCTCGAAGGCTTCTTTGGCGTACTGCTCGGCAGTCGAGCCAATGTCGCCGCGCTTGGCGTCCAGGATGATGGGCACATGCGGGGCCACACGGCGCATGTGTTCCATCAGGCGTTCGAGCTGGCCTTCGGCACGGTGCGCGGCGAAATAGGCGATTTGGGGCTTGAAGCCGCTGACCAGGTCGGCCGTGGCGTCGACGATGGCGGCGCAAAAGTCGTAGATCTTGTTGGCGTCGCCCTTGTAGCGGTCCGGGAACTTGGTGGGCTCGGGGTCCAGGCCCACGCAAAGCATGGAGCCGTTTTGGCGCTCGGCGGCGCGCAGCATGTCGAGGAAGGTCATGGGGGATGATTTTAAGCGGCGCCCCACACGCGGCGCTTCACTGCGAAGCCAGCAGGTCCGTGGGCAAATTGAGGATGAAGTCGTTCAGGCTTTTGGCATCACGCCCGGGGCGCATGTGGTCGCGCATCGAGAAAACAGCCGCATCGGCATCGCGCACGCGCAGGGCCTGAACAATCTGTTCGTGCTGCTCAAAAGAGGTCTGCAAACGGCCCAGGGCACCAAAGGCGTGGCGGCGGTAAACGCCTGTGCGAAAACGGAT from the Limnohabitans sp. 2KL-27 genome contains:
- a CDS encoding CYTH domain-containing protein, giving the protein METELKLSLCTTALPRLLTHPLLAGANSKQRLLNTYFDTPELALQERRMAVRERLAGDQWLLTVKTAGRSDKGLSRRQEWEGPSTAGALQFDTLVDDAALATELMAMRPRLKALFCTDFERQRWVLMHADAQIEVALDQGRIHVPGTDLSEPLLELELELLSGPEAALLALAEVLRQTPQGELTLTPSDTSKAQRGMALWQRSH
- a CDS encoding MerR family transcriptional regulator, producing the protein MRISELSAKTQVSVHRLRRYEAAGLIASQRLPNGYRDYDEKTLRLVVFIAMSREMGFSLPFIAEYVPKFQSGQLRPQDMIEAIRQRVADIDQVIAEHQALRRKLIDHIGWFENKQRKAK
- a CDS encoding glutaredoxin; amino-acid sequence: MKTVIRAFFRTLRVVLGPVMLLKERLTQPTGVQRGSAEQAAVDQQCQSLALYQFSTCPFCIKVRQEMRRLSLPIEKRDAQHNPAHRDALMQGSGATQVPCLQITEANGQTRWLKDSGAIMAYLRERFAATGI
- a CDS encoding serine hydrolase, with the protein product MTSHPALPHAHPADVGLCPERTQRLMDVMRREVDSGRLPGAVAMVARRGQIALLEAVGQQDPATGKAMQTDSIFRIYSMTKPVVSVAVMMLIERGQLLLSDPVGRWLPEYAHQQVATAHGLEPVRNPATVQDLLRHTAGLTYEFLGDSAVQRQYAQANIASRERTNAEFSQTLAAMPLQFQPGSVWAYSRATDVLGRLVEVVIGQSLGAFLQTEIFGPLGMVDTGFSVPPAQQHRIAEPFAHDPDGGVPMKVLEPRQVPAMEGGGSGLMSTTLDYTRFLQCLRNRGELNGVRLLGPHTVDYMTADHLGSIPADGTLLPPGHGFGLGFAVRTHLGQAPVPGSVGLYYWGGIAGTTFFVDPALDMVAMLMVQAPNQKDYYRPLFRDLVYAALL
- a CDS encoding PaaI family thioesterase, whose amino-acid sequence is MSPLDTLKKINAMAEFNRWCGIEVTVAEPGFVEIQMPWRPEVGQYSGFLHAGLIGALIDTACGFAAGTVAGPNLLAANFSVNCLRPAVGQKFIARARVVKPGKAQVFTSCDLFAVDAEGEKLVANGQTLLTVVQAA
- the uvrA gene encoding excinuclease ABC subunit UvrA is translated as MPDEPQEARYLATALRQTHISVRGARTHNLKNIDLDIPRNQLVVITGLSGSGKSSLAFDTLYAEGQRRYVESLSAYARQFLQLMDKPDVDLIEGLSPAISIEQKATSHNPRSTVGTVTEIHDYLRLLYARAGTPYCPDHNLALQAQTVSQMVDTVLALPEDTKLMILAPIAREKKGEFEKVFEQMQALGYVRFRINGQTVEVEDLPTLKKTEKHNIDVVVDRIKVRSEEDPKARDALRQRLAESFEAALHLAEHRAVALEMDTGKEHLFNAKFSCPVCTYSISELEPRLFSFNSPMGACPTCDGIGTMAFFDPERVVAFPSLSLASGAIKGWDRRNGFYFSMLESLAKHYQFDIEAPFEKLAPIHQQVLLHGSGLEEIKFSYVMESGASQGKKVSKKHPFEGIIPNMTRRYRETDSAVVREDLARYRNMQACTDCQGTRLRREARHVRIGEGAQARAIYEISHITLGESQQYFQSLKMHGAKAEIADKVVREIALRLKFLNDVGLNYLSLDRSADTLSGGESQRIRLASQIGSGLTGVMYVLDEPSIGLHQRDNDRLIGTLQHLRDIGNSVLVVEHDEDMIRVADHVIDMGPGAGVHGGRVMAQGTCADILAAPDSVTGQYMSGRKKIDIPKRHKAGKDFIEIVGASGNNLKSVNVKFPVGLLTCVTGVSGSGKSTLVNDTLYTAAAHQIHRAHDEAAAHEEIKGLEHFDKVINVDQSPIGRTPRSNPATYTGLFTHIRELMAEVPAARERGYGPGRFSFNVTGGRCEACQGDGMVKVEMHFLPDVYVPCDVCHGMRYNRETLEVQYKGQNIAQILNMTVEAAHQFFSAVPNIARKLQTLLDVGLTYIRLGQSATTLSGGEAQRVKLALELSKRDTGRTLYILDEPTTGLHFADIDLLLKVLHQLRDAGNTIVIIEHNLDVIKTADWLIDMGPEGGAGGGTVLGEGTPEQLAQNKASFTGRYLARLL